In the genome of Candidatus Ruthia magnifica str. Cm (Calyptogena magnifica), one region contains:
- a CDS encoding redoxin domain-containing protein produces the protein MKKRKIILQWLLVIIAIFSFRAYQQRNLNSGIVPSFNSKTLNGVIVSSHSNETTLIHFWATWCSICQLENDNIQTISRDYRVLNIAMQSGSDTDLKAYTQEHNMKIDNIINDNSGSLSKLLGVKATPTNFFISKDNQIKFSEIGYVSTLGYRLRLWWTSL, from the coding sequence ATGAAAAAAAGAAAAATAATTTTACAATGGCTACTGGTTATTATTGCTATTTTTAGTTTTCGTGCTTATCAGCAACGTAATTTGAATAGTGGAATTGTACCAAGCTTTAATAGCAAAACTTTAAACGGAGTGATTGTTTCATCACACTCAAATGAGACGACTTTGATACATTTTTGGGCCACTTGGTGTAGCATTTGCCAACTTGAAAATGACAATATTCAAACCATAAGTCGTGACTATAGAGTGCTTAACATTGCCATGCAATCTGGCTCTGATACTGACTTAAAAGCATATACACAAGAACACAACATGAAAATAGACAATATCATTAATGATAATTCTGGCTCTTTGTCAAAATTACTTGGCGTTAAAGCAACACCAACGAATTTTTTCATCTCGAAAGATAACCAAATTAAATTTAGCGAAATAGGTTATGTGAGTACGCTTGGTTATCGCTTAAGGTTATGGTGGACAAGTTTATGA
- the ung gene encoding uracil-DNA glycosylase — MVDKFMNIQNWHPSIKTLLETQSMIDLKRFLQQQKQAKKVILPYSKNWFKAFELTAFYKVKIIILGQDPYHGLEQAHGLSFSVVQGVKKPPSLDNIFKELYSDLNIEPNQSSDLTHWATQGVLLLNSVLTVEAHKAASHANQGWEVFTDSIIKTLSEERQHLVFILWGAYAQKKAIFIDKDKHLILTTTHPSPLSAYRGFLGCRHFSKANDYLKMHNQQVISWS, encoded by the coding sequence ATGGTGGACAAGTTTATGAATATACAAAACTGGCATCCAAGCATCAAAACATTGCTTGAAACACAATCAATGATTGATTTAAAGCGATTTTTACAACAGCAAAAACAAGCCAAAAAAGTCATTTTACCCTATTCCAAAAATTGGTTTAAAGCGTTTGAGTTAACTGCATTTTATAAAGTTAAGATCATTATTCTTGGACAAGACCCTTATCATGGATTGGAACAAGCTCATGGTTTGAGTTTTTCAGTCGTCCAAGGCGTAAAAAAGCCACCATCACTTGACAATATCTTTAAAGAATTATATAGTGATTTAAATATTGAGCCTAACCAAAGTAGCGATTTAACGCATTGGGCAACACAAGGTGTTTTACTGCTTAATAGTGTTTTAACTGTTGAAGCTCACAAGGCAGCTTCTCATGCTAACCAAGGTTGGGAGGTATTTACTGATAGCATTATTAAAACCCTAAGTGAAGAAAGGCAACATTTAGTATTCATACTTTGGGGCGCTTATGCACAGAAAAAAGCAATATTTATTGATAAAGATAAGCACTTAATCCTTACTACCACACACCCCTCTCCTTTATCAGCGTATCGTGGTTTTTTAGGATGTCGGCATTTTTCAAAAGCCAATGATTATCTTAAAATGCATAATCAACAAGTGATTAGTTGGTCATAA
- a CDS encoding 4-phosphoerythronate dehydrogenase — MKLVIDDACYAYREIFDHFGEITAISGSDINANSVKDADVLIIRSRTKVNQELLSGSQVKFIGSTVVGLDHIDQNYLKTKGTQFFSAQSCNSMAVAEFVISTIVNLVDELNFDYQKKTLGIIGVGNVGTKLAEKAKLMGIKTLLNDPPRQIRENLDNFVDLNTALSADIVTFHTPLTVNGEHPSYQLLNENNFHHITNKTILFNAARGGVIKETIWKKHKTLANIIDCWEDEPNINPSLQNTAYLATPHIAGHSVDAKFMGSFMVYEALCTFLGKKQDKNIRNLINLSELSIDKSNLKDTLNEIYDFQQDANAIKDVNNFEDYRRNYPIRYEWHHFKSKTVLPIA; from the coding sequence ATGAAACTGGTTATTGACGATGCTTGCTATGCTTATAGGGAAATTTTTGACCATTTTGGTGAAATTACAGCTATTTCTGGTAGCGATATTAATGCCAACTCAGTTAAAGATGCAGATGTATTGATTATACGTTCACGCACCAAAGTTAATCAAGAATTATTGAGCGGTAGTCAGGTGAAGTTTATCGGCTCAACAGTTGTTGGGTTGGATCATATTGATCAAAACTATTTAAAGACTAAGGGTACTCAATTTTTCTCAGCTCAAAGTTGTAACTCAATGGCAGTGGCAGAATTTGTGATAAGTACTATTGTTAATTTAGTAGATGAATTGAATTTTGATTATCAAAAAAAAACTTTAGGCATTATTGGTGTCGGCAATGTGGGCACAAAATTAGCAGAAAAAGCCAAATTAATGGGTATTAAAACTTTGTTGAATGATCCACCACGCCAAATACGTGAAAATCTAGACAACTTTGTTGATTTAAATACAGCATTAAGCGCTGATATTGTCACCTTCCATACACCATTAACCGTTAATGGTGAACATCCATCCTATCAACTGCTTAATGAAAATAATTTTCATCACATTACAAACAAAACTATTCTTTTTAATGCAGCACGTGGTGGTGTAATAAAAGAAACAATATGGAAAAAACATAAAACACTTGCTAATATTATTGACTGCTGGGAAGATGAGCCCAACATTAATCCGAGTTTACAAAATACTGCCTATTTAGCCACGCCACATATCGCTGGACACTCAGTTGATGCAAAATTTATGGGTAGCTTTATGGTATATGAAGCATTATGTACTTTCTTAGGTAAAAAACAAGATAAAAATATCAGAAATTTAATTAATCTTAGTGAGTTATCCATCGATAAGAGCAATTTAAAAGATACTTTAAATGAAATTTATGATTTTCAACAAGATGCAAACGCCATTAAGGATGTCAACAACTTTGAAGACTATCGTAGAAACTATCCCATTCGTTATGAATGGCATCATTTTAAAAGCAAAACCGTCCTTCCCATTGCTTAA
- a CDS encoding molybdopterin oxidoreductase family protein, with product MMNFKTTCPYCGVGCGIEITRTGSVLKLTGDKDSPVNQGMLCIKGQTLLETVGTDNMRLINPSLGSWNKAIKAIAKAFESTPKHQIALYLSGQMLMEDFYVAKQFSEAYGIDNIESNSRLCMYSTVEANKRAYGADIVPVSFDDIYQAQTIFIIGSNTADCHPIVFNHIKKSKAFVVCVDVYESTTAKKSDLFIQVEPGKDMDIINNLPHQFWFKEKKVLSVYSQGLTQSTDATDKVNALINAHIITGNINKPGCGVLSLTGQCNAMGGREIGIRTNDLTATEFFSNNQIKTLWVMATNPAHSMINYRQFETLIVSDFTRTLTTDDADIVLPACSWSEKIGHIKNSERRYLKQNAFLPPAGYSKPDWEIICLLAKELGLDGFDYQSADDIWQQMHIDESWQPRIKVKEELVDIKVTNRTDNDSINNVRLLTQWHSMSRTGKSKTLNKMTKVSNEVISMHHVTNSELFKNKTVELDKYSKQPCFKG from the coding sequence ATGATGAATTTTAAGACAACTTGTCCTTACTGTGGTGTGGGATGCGGCATTGAAATTACCCGAACTGGGTCTGTATTAAAATTAACAGGAGATAAAGACTCTCCTGTTAATCAAGGTATGCTTTGTATTAAAGGGCAGACTTTATTAGAAACAGTAGGTACGGATAATATGAGATTAATCAATCCATCATTAGGCAGTTGGAATAAGGCCATTAAAGCCATAGCCAAAGCGTTTGAATCAACACCAAAACATCAAATAGCTTTGTACTTGTCTGGGCAAATGTTAATGGAAGATTTTTATGTTGCTAAACAATTTTCAGAGGCTTACGGCATTGACAATATTGAAAGTAATTCAAGGTTGTGCATGTACTCTACTGTTGAAGCCAATAAAAGAGCCTATGGTGCTGATATTGTACCTGTGTCATTTGATGATATTTATCAGGCACAAACTATTTTTATTATTGGCAGTAATACTGCGGATTGTCACCCTATTGTGTTTAATCATATTAAAAAATCCAAGGCTTTTGTGGTTTGTGTTGATGTCTATGAAAGTACCACAGCTAAAAAATCTGATTTATTTATTCAAGTTGAACCTGGTAAAGACATGGACATTATTAATAACCTGCCACACCAGTTTTGGTTTAAAGAGAAAAAAGTACTTAGTGTTTACTCTCAAGGATTAACCCAATCAACCGATGCAACTGATAAGGTCAATGCCTTAATTAATGCACATATTATCACTGGAAATATCAATAAACCTGGCTGTGGCGTGTTGTCTTTAACAGGGCAATGTAATGCCATGGGTGGTCGTGAAATTGGCATACGAACAAATGATTTAACCGCAACTGAATTTTTTTCCAATAATCAAATTAAAACCTTATGGGTAATGGCAACAAATCCTGCACATAGTATGATTAACTATCGACAATTTGAGACATTAATTGTGTCTGATTTTACAAGAACCTTAACCACTGACGATGCAGATATTGTTTTGCCAGCATGTAGTTGGTCAGAAAAAATAGGGCACATAAAAAACTCAGAACGCAGATACTTAAAGCAAAATGCCTTTTTACCGCCAGCTGGTTACTCAAAACCTGATTGGGAGATTATTTGTTTACTTGCTAAAGAATTAGGGCTTGATGGATTTGATTATCAATCAGCAGATGATATTTGGCAACAAATGCATATTGATGAGTCTTGGCAGCCTAGAATTAAAGTTAAAGAAGAATTGGTAGATATTAAAGTCACTAACCGTACCGATAATGATTCAATTAACAATGTTAGACTTTTAACCCAGTGGCACTCAATGTCACGGACAGGAAAAAGCAAAACTCTTAATAAAATGACAAAGGTTTCTAATGAAGTTATTTCTATGCATCATGTAACCAACTCTGAATTGTTTAAAAACAAAACCGTTGAATTGGATAAATATTCTAAACAACCTTGTTTTAAAGGTTAA
- a CDS encoding bifunctional protein-serine/threonine kinase/phosphatase — MKQLKVIVNSHCIAGVKEENQDACAYYVPNPKALEYKGIVGAIADGVSACERAKEASGCCVKGFLSDYYSTPESWSVEHSAGQVISALNNWLYSQSMRFGEISSMLCTLSVVIIKSNIAHIFHVGDSRIYRYRKGVLIQLTKDHILSLNKEKTYLTRAMGFDLSINVDYQTFNLELGDQFLMTTDGVHDYLQHTLLETLMNKASSVDKIVERAIKQDSQDNASAMIITIKQLPKKNLDEVFDELTQKPVPPELTKGMKINGFEIKSLIISSAKMQLYLAKDISTEQLVALKTPSINFEDEPEYLQHFMYEKWVGQRVQSPNVVKIYNSHKKANFLAYAMVYVKGQTLRAWMDKNKHSDIEVVVGFVKQIIQGLRAFHRQEMLHCDLKPENIMIDEIGQIKIIDFGSARIAGVAELVNPINFIGNQGTQGYTAPEVILNESVSQASDQFSLGVIVYEMFSSHLPYQNKLDKSLSFKKLSKLIYEPVLIYNPNLPVWIDGAIRKACCLDYAERYETLSEFLYDLEHPNSVFLSPQKNKQPKLKLTKYRLLSVLSFALNFILLLMLAIK; from the coding sequence ATGAAACAATTAAAAGTCATTGTTAATTCGCATTGCATTGCAGGTGTTAAGGAGGAAAATCAAGATGCCTGCGCTTACTATGTACCCAACCCTAAAGCGCTAGAATACAAAGGGATTGTAGGCGCTATTGCTGATGGTGTGAGTGCTTGTGAGCGAGCTAAAGAAGCAAGCGGTTGTTGTGTTAAAGGATTCTTAAGTGATTATTATTCAACCCCTGAATCTTGGAGTGTTGAACATTCAGCTGGTCAAGTAATCTCAGCACTTAATAATTGGCTGTACTCCCAATCAATGCGTTTTGGTGAAATTTCATCCATGTTATGTACACTTAGTGTGGTTATTATTAAATCAAATATCGCACATATTTTTCATGTAGGAGATTCACGAATCTATCGTTATAGAAAAGGAGTGTTAATACAACTGACTAAAGATCATATTTTAAGCCTTAACAAGGAAAAAACCTATTTAACAAGAGCGATGGGTTTTGATTTAAGCATTAATGTTGACTACCAAACTTTTAATCTTGAATTGGGTGATCAATTTTTAATGACAACTGATGGTGTGCATGATTATTTGCAACATACATTACTAGAAACATTAATGAACAAAGCCTCGTCTGTTGATAAGATTGTTGAGCGAGCAATTAAGCAAGACTCTCAAGATAATGCTTCGGCTATGATCATAACGATTAAGCAATTGCCAAAGAAAAATTTAGATGAAGTATTTGATGAGTTAACCCAAAAACCTGTACCACCTGAATTAACCAAGGGAATGAAAATTAATGGCTTTGAGATAAAATCTTTAATTATTTCAAGTGCAAAAATGCAACTGTATCTAGCTAAAGATATTAGTACTGAGCAGTTAGTTGCCCTTAAAACCCCTTCTATTAATTTTGAAGATGAGCCAGAATACTTACAACATTTTATGTATGAAAAGTGGGTAGGGCAACGAGTGCAAAGCCCCAATGTTGTTAAAATTTATAACAGTCATAAAAAGGCTAACTTTTTGGCTTATGCTATGGTGTATGTTAAGGGACAAACTTTACGAGCGTGGATGGATAAAAATAAACATTCTGATATTGAAGTGGTAGTTGGTTTTGTGAAGCAAATTATTCAAGGACTTCGAGCGTTTCATCGTCAAGAAATGTTGCATTGTGATTTAAAACCAGAAAATATCATGATTGATGAAATTGGTCAAATTAAGATTATTGATTTTGGTTCAGCCAGAATTGCAGGTGTGGCAGAATTAGTTAATCCTATTAATTTCATAGGCAATCAGGGTACGCAGGGTTATACTGCGCCAGAGGTAATTTTAAATGAAAGTGTTTCACAAGCCTCTGATCAATTTAGTTTAGGTGTGATTGTGTATGAGATGTTTTCATCTCATCTGCCTTATCAAAATAAATTAGATAAGAGTTTGAGTTTTAAAAAATTATCTAAATTAATTTATGAGCCAGTGTTGATATACAATCCAAATTTACCTGTGTGGATTGATGGCGCTATACGCAAGGCGTGTTGCCTAGATTATGCGGAAAGGTATGAGACTTTGTCAGAATTTTTATATGACTTAGAACATCCAAATTCAGTATTTTTATCACCTCAAAAGAATAAACAACCAAAATTAAAGTTAACAAAATATCGACTATTAAGTGTGTTATCGTTTGCATTAAATTTTATTTTGTTGTTAATGTTAGCTATTAAGTAA
- a CDS encoding MFS transporter, protein MKDKLNLFSFKGKYRILHLTWFAFFMTFVVWLSLGPMMPFIQQALSLSEQQAKVLLILNVAMTIPARIVVGMLVDKFGPKIMFSSILVLGGLVSIAFSWMQSYEQLALLRFLSGFIGAGFVVGIRMISEWFPAKQTGAAQGIYGGWGNFGSAGAAMLLPFIASSFGEIDGWRYAIIIASVLAIGYGIFYYFNVTNTPKGSTYFKPKKIGAMEVSSYSDLVLYILMNIPLYLSLSLLTWKLSPEKMNIISSNMEFSVYIVFAFVFVFQVFKTWTVNAQHLKNSIPKQYQYKFKQVAILDWAYLVTFGTELAVVSVLAMFYVDWFELPKITAALLAGVYPFINLFARPGGGYLSDKYGRKITLVVLFFGITLSFLTLSNVDKSWSIHLVVVLTIVGGIFSKAGSGAVFAMVPLIQRRLTGQIAGMAGAFGNVGAVLFLTANSLVDYDEFFMLIGMVSSLVLALIIIFLEEPKGHMTEILDDGTVEIIKLN, encoded by the coding sequence ATGAAAGATAAATTAAATTTATTTTCATTTAAGGGCAAATATCGCATTTTGCATTTAACTTGGTTTGCTTTTTTTATGACCTTTGTTGTATGGCTTAGCCTTGGACCAATGATGCCATTTATACAACAAGCCTTATCATTGAGTGAGCAACAGGCAAAAGTGCTACTGATTCTTAATGTTGCCATGACTATTCCAGCAAGAATTGTGGTTGGTATGCTGGTTGATAAATTCGGGCCTAAAATTATGTTCTCCTCTATTTTAGTTTTAGGTGGGCTTGTTTCAATTGCATTTAGTTGGATGCAGTCTTATGAACAACTTGCTTTGCTTAGATTCTTATCAGGTTTTATTGGTGCTGGATTTGTAGTCGGTATTCGTATGATTTCTGAGTGGTTTCCAGCAAAACAAACGGGTGCTGCACAAGGTATTTATGGTGGTTGGGGTAATTTTGGTTCAGCAGGTGCGGCCATGTTGTTACCTTTTATCGCAAGTAGTTTTGGCGAGATTGATGGTTGGCGTTATGCGATTATCATTGCTAGTGTATTGGCAATAGGTTATGGTATTTTTTATTACTTTAATGTCACTAATACGCCCAAAGGATCAACTTATTTTAAACCTAAAAAAATAGGCGCAATGGAAGTGAGTAGCTACTCGGATTTAGTGTTGTATATTTTAATGAACATACCCTTATATCTTTCTTTGTCGCTGCTCACTTGGAAATTATCACCTGAAAAAATGAATATAATTTCATCAAATATGGAATTTAGTGTGTATATTGTTTTTGCATTTGTGTTTGTTTTTCAAGTGTTTAAAACTTGGACTGTTAATGCGCAACATTTAAAGAATTCTATACCTAAGCAATATCAATATAAATTTAAACAGGTGGCGATTTTAGATTGGGCTTATTTGGTTACTTTTGGTACTGAATTGGCTGTGGTTTCAGTTCTAGCCATGTTTTATGTTGATTGGTTTGAATTGCCAAAAATTACAGCTGCATTGTTGGCGGGTGTGTATCCATTTATTAATTTATTTGCTAGACCGGGTGGTGGTTATTTGAGTGATAAATACGGTCGAAAGATAACATTAGTTGTCCTTTTCTTTGGTATTACTTTAAGTTTTTTAACGTTAAGTAATGTGGATAAAAGCTGGTCTATCCATTTAGTGGTAGTGTTGACAATTGTTGGTGGTATTTTTTCCAAAGCAGGTTCAGGTGCAGTATTTGCCATGGTGCCACTGATTCAAAGAAGGCTAACAGGTCAGATTGCAGGCATGGCTGGTGCATTTGGTAATGTGGGCGCAGTATTGTTCTTAACTGCAAATTCTTTGGTAGATTATGATGAGTTTTTTATGCTAATTGGCATGGTTAGTTCGCTAGTATTAGCACTGATTATTATCTTTTTAGAAGAGCCAAAAGGGCACATGACTGAGATTTTAGACGATGGAACGGTTGAAATAATCAAGCTAAATTAA